The stretch of DNA GGCGACAGCGTCGGGCGAGGCGAGATCCCGCGCGACGACGTCGCCGCCCTGATCCTCGCCGCCATCGACGACGACCGCACCATCGGTCGCACCTTCGAGGCGATCTCGGGCGACACCCCCATCGTGGACGCGATCGACGCCCTGGTGCGCTGACCGTGCCCATCGTCGACAACGCCGTCTACGTCGACGGCCGTCGGGTCGCGGTCCCGCCCACCCTCGAGGAGACCTTCGAGACGGCGCGAGCCCACAAGGGCATGGCCTGGATCGGTCTGTACCGTCCCAGCGAGCAGGAGCTCCGCGCGGTCGCGACCGAGTTCGGGCTGCACCCTCTCGCGGTCGAGGATGCGCTGCACGGTCACCAGCGGGCGAAGCTCGAGAAGTACGGTGACGTCACCTTCGTCGTGCTTCGTCCCGCCCGCTACCTCGACGCCGAGGAGCGGGTCGAGTTCGGCGAGGTCGGCGTCTTCATCGGCGCGGACTTCGTCGTCACCGTCCGCCACGCCGAGTCCCCCGACCTCGCGGCGGTGCGGCATCGGATGGAGGCCTCCCCCGAACTGCTGAAGCTGGGCCCGCCCGCGGCGCTCTACGGAGTCCTCGACCAGGTCGTCGACGAGTACGGTCCCGTCACCGCGGGCCTCGAGAACGACATCGACGAGATCGAGGACCAGCTCTTCGGCGGCGCGACCGATGTCGCCCGTCGCATCTACGAGCTGCTGCGCGAGGTCATCGCGTTCCAGCGCGCCGTCGCGCCGCTCGAGTCGATCCTCCGCAACCTGCAGAGCGCGTTCGAAGCGCACGGAAAGGACGTGGAGCTGATCCGCTACCTGCGCGACGTCCACGATCACGCCATCCAGGTCGCGGAGCGGGCGGACTCGTTCCGTGCTCTGCTGCAGAACGCGCTGATCACCAACTCGGCGCTCGTCGCCGAGGCGCAGAACAGCGAGACGCGGAAGCTGACCGAGACGAGCCTCGCCCAGGGCGAGCAGGTCAAGCGCATCTCGTCGTACGCGGCGATCCTCTTCGCCCCGAGCCTCGTCGGCAGCGTCTACGGCATGAATTTCGTGCACATGCCCGAACTGCACTGGCTGCTCGGCTACCCGTTCGCGCTCGCGCTGATGGCGTTGCTGAGCGGCGGCCTCTTCCTGCTCTTCCGCCGCAACGGCTGGCTCTGACGCCGCGCGCGAACAGGGCGGTCCGGCCCGGCCGTCGCCGGGCGCATGGTCGATACTGAGACCCATGGCTTGGCGCTACGTGGTCACTCCCCAATGGCAGGGTTCCGGTTCCAGCAGGGCGATGCGATTGATCGACGGCGCCGAGGCCATCAAGGGCGACCTCCCCGCCCGCCTGACGATCGAGGTCGACGCTCCGATCGGAGCCGGCGACTCCCTCGGCACAGGGGTGCACCGTCTCTCGTCGATCATCACCGTGCGCGATCGCCTCGCCGACGCACTCGATGGACTCGACGCCGGGGAGACGCCGCTCGTGATCGGCGGCGACTGCGGCGTCGAACTCGCCGCGGTGACGCGCGCGATCCGCACCGAACCGGACACCTGCGTGCTCTGGTTCGACGCGCACGGCGACCTCAACACCCCTGATACATCGCGGAGCTCCGCATTCGGCGGCATGGTGTTGCGCAGCCTGCTCGGCGACGGTGAACCGCTGATCGCCGCCGCGCCGGCGGTCGACCCGTCGCGGGTCGTCCTCGTCGGCGCCCGCGCGCTCGACGACGGCGAAGCCGACTACCTCGCCGGCGGGAGCCTGCACTCGATCTCGGCGGCGGACGTCGACGCCACGACCGTGGTCGACGCGATCGCCGCGACCGGGGCCACGTCCGTCTATCTCCATCTCGATCTCGACGTGCTCGACCCGGCCGAGATCGCCGGCGTCGGATCGGGTGAGCCGTTCGGGCTCTCCCTCGAGACGGTGCTCGCCGTCATCGGGGCGGTCCGAGCCCGCTACCCGCTCTCGGGCGGCGCGATCCTCGGTTTCGCGCCCGAATCCCTTGCCGCCGCGGTCGACGATCTGCCCGCGATCCTGCGCATCCTGTCGGCGATCACGTCCTCCCGCTGACGCCGCCGCGTTCAGCGGAGGCTCAGCCAACACCCGGAATCGGACGCCCCCGTCGCGGTAGCCTTCAGCCATGACTCCCGACGACGGCCGCCCGAGAGTGGTCGTCGAGCGCCGCGGTCACGTGACCCTGGTCGGCCTCGACCGCCCCGAGAAGCGCAACGCGGCCGACGTGCGGATGCTTCGCGAGCTGGCCTCGGCGTACGGCGAGTTCGAACGCGACCCCGAGGCACGCGTCGCGGTGGTGCACGGCGTCGGCGACCACTTCACCGGCGGCCTCGACCTCGCCGACATCGGCCCCCGCATGGCATCGAGCGGTGGGCTCGACCTGGTGCCCGACGGCGGACGCGACCCGTGGGGACTCATCGGCCCCGACCGCACGAAGCCGGTGGTCGTCGCGGTCCAGGGCACCTGCCTCACCCTCGGCGTCGAGCTGATCCTCGCCAGCGAGATCGCGGTCGCCGCCGACTCGACGCGTTTCGGTCAGATCGAGGTCTCGCGCGCCATCCTGCCGTTCGGCGGCGCGACCCTGCGCTTCCCCCGCGCCGTCGGCTGGGGCGACGCGATGCGCTGGATGCTCACGGGCGAGCTCTTCGACGCCGCCGAAGCGCACCGCATCGGCCTCGTCAGCGAGGTCGTGCCGCACGGTCAGCAGCTCGACCGGGCGCTCGCCATCGCCGCGCGGATCGCGGCGCAGGCCCCGCTCGCCGTGCAGGCGACGCTCTCGAACGCCCGCCTCGCCGTCCGAGAGGGCGACGCCGCAGCCGCCGCCCGATTGGGCGACGAATTGACCCGGCTCGCGGCCAGCGAGGACGCCGCCATCGGGATGCGCGCGTTCCTGACGCGAACCGATCCCGACTTCGTCGGTCGATGACCGACGCGAGAGGAGCAGAATCCGTGACGAAGACCTACGACCTGATCGTGATCGGCGCCGGGCCGGTCGGCGAGAACGTCGCCGATTATGCGACGAAGCGCGGGCTCAGCACCGTCATCGTCGAGAGCGAACTCGTCGGAGGCGAGTGCTCCTATTGGGCGTGCACGCCGTCGAAGGCGATCCTGCGGCCCGTGCTCGCTCGCGACTCCGCGCTGCGGGTCGAAGGGGCGAAGGAGTCGATCACCGCACCGATCGACTCCGCCGCCGTACTGCGCCGCCGCGACTCGTTCGTGCACGACTGGAGCGACCAGGGTCAGGTCGACTGGCTCGATTCGGCCGGAATCGATCTCGTGCGCGGTCACGGCCGCATCACCGGGGTGAAGAAGGTCACCGTCACCGCACCCGACGGGTCCGAAATCGAGCTCGAGGCGCGCGCCGCCGTCACCATCGCCACCGGGAGCGCAGCGCTGCTCCCCGACATCCCCGGCCTGCTCGACGTCGACCCGTGGACCAGCCGCGAGGCGACGGGCGCCAAGGAGGTCCCCGCGTCCCTCGCGATCATCGGCGGCGGCGTCGTCGCCGCCGAGATGGCCACCGCCTACACCGGCCTCGGCAGCGAGGTCACGCTCATCGTGCGCGGCACGCTCCTCGAGAAGATGGAGCCGTTCGCCGGGGAACTCGTCGCCGAGCAGCTCGAGAAGAGCGGCGCGACCCTGAAGTCCGGCTCGTCGCCGACTTCCGCCCGGCGCGGAGACGATGGCCTGGTCGTGCTCGAGTTCGATGACGGCAGCACCGTGACGGCGGCGGAAGTGCTCGTCGCGACCGGCCGCACGCCCCGCACCGAAGACCTCGGTCTCGGCAGCATCGGTCTCACCAACGGCGACTGGCTGCAGGTCGACGACACCCTGCTGGTGACGGCGCCGACCAACGACGACGAGAAGTGGCTCTACGCGACCGGCGACGTGAACCATCGCGCGCTCCTCACCCACCAGGGCAAGTACCAGGCGCGCGCCGCCGGCGAGGTCATCGCCGCCCGCGCGCAGGGCCGCCCCGTCGACGACGCCCCGTGGGGGCTGCACGTCGCCACCGCCGACGCCGAAGCCGTCCCGCAGGTAACCTTCACCGACCCCGAGGTCGCCTCGATCGGCCACACCGAGAAGACCGCGACGGACGCCGGATACCCGGTGCGCGTCGTCGACTACGACATCGGCTCGGTCGCGGGCGCCGCCCTGCAAGCCGACGGATACGCGGGCAAGGCGCGACTGATCGTGGACACCGACCGCGACGTCATACTCGGCGCGACCTTCGTCGGCCAAGACGTCGCCGACCTGCTGCATTCGGCCACCATCGCCGTCGTCGGCGAGGTGCCGCTGCGCCGACTCTGGCACGCGGTCCCCTCCTACCCGACCATCAGCGAAATCTGGCTGCGACTGCTCGAGACCTACGGAAGGCCCGAATCGTGAACATCACGCAGGCTCTGGGCGATGCCCGCGACAGCCTTCGCCGAGTCCGCAACTCCCCCGAGATGATGCGCACCTTCCCGCCCGGGTGGATGCGCGCGATCGGCTTCGAGTACGCGACCATCGTCGGCCTCACCATCGGCCTGCCCCTCAGCAAGGGCCGAATCCGCACGGAGGGCGATCTGATCGTGCTCACCGGGCTGCCGAAATGGGCGTTCAAGCGCGGCGGCACGACCGTCGGACGCGTCTACCTGACGCGCAGCAACGACGGTCCCGACGTCATCAAGCACGAGCAGGTGCACCTCGAGCAGTGGCGCAAGTACGGATTCTGGTTCCCGCTGCTCTACGCCCTCGCAGGCCCCGACCCGCTCACGAACCGCTTCGAGATCGAGGCCGGACTCGAAGACGGCGGCTACCTGCCGAAGAAGAAGCGCGCGCCCGCTCGGCGGCCGCGCACGCAGTCGGCGACCGCCACGTTCGAGACCGAAGAGCCCGCCGAGTGAGCCCGCAGCACGACCGCGAGCTGCCGCCGCCGACCGGCATGGTCGGCCGTACGGTCATCCTCACCGGGGCGAGCTCGGGCATCGGACGCGCCGCCGCACGTGCCCTGTCGGCCCTGGGCGCCGATGTGGCCGTCGTCGGTCGCAACCCCGACCGCACCCGCGAGATCGCGTCCGAGCTCGGCGCCGAGCCCTTCGTCGCCGACTTCGGCCGACTCTCCGACGTCAGGGAACTCGCCGATCAGCTGCTCGAGCGCTTCCCGCGCATCCACGTCCTCGCGAACAACGCCGGCGCCATGCAGCACGCGCGCGAGTACACGGTCGACCGCAACGAGCGCACGTTCCAAGAGAGCCACCTGGGCGGATTCCTGCTCACCTCGCTGCTGCTACCCCGCCTGATCGAGACCGCTGCCGATGCCCCTCCCGGCAGCGTGAGGGTGCTGCAGACCGCGAGCATCGCGGCGCGCGGCGGCCGCATCCGACTCGACGACCTCGACAATCAGCACGGTCCATGGCTCGGCGGCTGGCGGGCGTACTCGAACGTCAAGCTCGAGAACGTCATCTTCATCAAGGAGCTCGCCCGCCGCCTGCAGGGCACCGGGGTCGAGGCGTTCTCGTTCCACCCCGGCTTCGTGCGCTCGAACTTCGGCGCGGGGAACTGGGCGATGAGCGTCCTGAACTTCGTCACTCAGGGTCACTACGGCATCAGCCCCGAGCAGGGAGCGGAGCCGCTCATCCGGCTGGCGGCGACGCCCGAGGTCGGCTTCCCGAGCGGGACCTACTTCGACCGTCTCACGGGCGACGGTCCGACCGCGCCCCAGGCCGAGCAGCGTTCGCTCGCCGCCGGACTCTGGCGCGCGAGCGAAGAGCGGGTCGCTCGCAGCTGAGCGGCGGACACGACGGGACCGGCGGTCAGCTGGCTTCCGCGCTGCCTTCGCGCCAGTACCCCATGAACGCGACCTGTCGGCGATCGATGCCGCAGTCGCGGACGAGGTAGCGGCGGATGAGCTTGATCATGCTCGATTCGCCCGCGATCCACACGTAGAGGCCCTCGTGCGGATCCTCGACGGGGGTCTCCCAGAGCATCTCGTCGGTGTCGGGCTCGACCGTGTCATCGGCAGAGGCGAACACGCCGCCGCATTCCGCGGCGTACCAGTCGCGCACCGCGGGAGCGAGCAGCTCGCCGGCACGAGCGCCGTTCCGGGCGATCCAGCGGGTGCTGACCCCGGGGTGCGCGACGACGGTGAGCGCGTCGTCGGCGTGCGGCACTTCGAGGATCGCGTGCGCGCTGATGCTCGCCGGCAGGTTCTCGAGGATCGCGCAGATAGCGGGAACCGCCGTCTCGTCCCCGGCGAAGAGCACCCGCGTGGCGATGCCCGGCTTGAACTCGATGCCCTCGTGCGAGAGGGGGCTGCGTGAATCGGGGCCCACGATGACGAGCGGGTCGCCGACGGCCGCCCGGGACACCCAGGTCGATGCGGGGCCGGTCTCGCCGTGCAGGGCGAAGTCGACATCCAGCCGGCGGGAGTCGGCGTCGATGCGGCGCACCGTGTAGGTGCGGATGGGGTTGCGCAGGTCGTCGGGCAGCTCGCGCCAGCGGGCGTACCAGGTGCCCTCGAGGTGCGTCTCCTCGTCGTCGATGCCGAAGTCGCTGAATCCGCGCCCCGGCAGCGGAAGCACCAGCTTGATGCGCTGATCGAGCCCGTCGACGCCGAAGACGTCGAGGTCGGGACCCGTGAAGGTCACGCGGGTGAACGTGCTGCTGACGCGTTCGATCGCGGCCACCTCCACACGGTACGGACGGTACGACGGCCGGACGAGGGTGGAAGTTAGCACAGCCTTACTTTACTTGCCGTTCGGCGCGAGTCGACCTCCGCGGCGGAAAATCGTCCGCGATCACCAGCCGGGCGGGTGCCGGCGCTGCCACTGCAACGCCCGTTCGAGCTGGCGTCCGATCGAGAGGATGGTGGCCTCCCCACCGGGCCGCCCGATCAGCTGCACTCCCATGGGCAGCCCCTGCTCGGTCGTCGAGACCGGCAGGGTGACGGCCGGCAGCCCGGACACGTTCACGAACGAGGTGAACGGCGTGTAGGCGACCTGCTGCGCGAAGTTCGCGGCACCGTCGTCGGGGTCGTACCAGCCGAGCGGCCGGGGCGGCAGCGCCAGCGCGGGTGTCAGCACGGCGTCGAGCCGTGCCCCCTCGCGCGAGAACCAGGCCCGGTTCACGCCCTTCTCGAAGCGCGACAGGGTCGCGAGCGCCTCGACGAGAGCGGCGACCGGAAGCGAACGGCCCTCCCGGATCAGCCACGCGGTGAGCGGCTCCACGAGACCGAGGCCCTCGTCGCCGAGCGGGATCGCGGCGGCCCCCGCCTTCCACACCGTCTCGAACGCGCCCGCGTATCCGATGCTGTCGGGGAACGGGACCTCCTCGAGCCCGTGGCCGCGGTCGGCCAGCAGCTCGATGGTGTCGTCGAGCGCGCGGCGTGCCGACGGGTCGAGCGCGATCTCGTGCGTGTCGTGCCAGGGCGAGCTCGTGGTGATGCCGATCTGGAAGCGACCTTCGCCGCGCACCGCCTCGCCGAGCAGCCGTCCGGGGTCGGGTGGGCGGAGGGTCGAGAGGAAGTCGATCTCCCCCGACGTCCTGGCGGTCATGGCGTCGAGCAGCATCGCGGCGTCTTCGACGGTGCGGGCGAGGGCGCCGTTCGAGACGAAGCCGGCGAGGCTGTCGGCCGTCGCCGGCACGAGGCCGCGGGTGGGCTTCAACCCGACGAGCCCCGTCGCGGCCGCGGGGATGCGCACCGACCCGCCCCCGTCGGAGCCGGGCGCGAACGGCAGCAGACCCGCGGCGACCGCGACCGCCGCTCCCCCGCTCGAACCGCCCGCACCGAGCGAGAGGTCGTAGGGGTTGCTCGCCGCCGGACGTCCGAGCGGCTCGGTGTAGGAGGGCATCCCGAACTCGGGTGCCGTGGTGGCGCCCACGCTCACGGCACCGGCCTCGTCGAGCACACGGACGATGTCGTCGGTGCCGTCGGCCACGCGGTCGGCGAAGGCACGGGACCCGCCCGTCCAGGAGGCCCCTTCGCGTCGCGAGAGCTCCTTCTCGGCGAGGGGCAGCCCCCACAGCTCGAGACTGCGGGGACGGTCGGCGAGGCGCTTCGCGGTGTCGAGCGCCCGATCCGGGTCGACCCGCGAGAACGCGCCGAGCGGGCCGTTCAGGCGGTCGATGCGGGTCAGGTAGTGCTCGAGCAGCTCGACGGGAGAGACGTCGCCGCGCTGCAGCCAGTCCCACTGTTCCTGCGCGCTCAGGTGATGCAGCTCGAACATGTTCCCGAGCCTAGGTGGTCCCTCCCGGCGTCGGGCTGACCCGACGGGACGGAGCGGCCCGCTGGGCCGGCCACTCGCGGACGCCCGACGAGAGCTACTTCAGGCTCTTCTGCAACAGCACGGTGCCGAGCCAGCGGTCGAACTTGAAGCCGACGCGTCCCATCCGCCCGATCTCCTTGAAGCCGAACGACTCGTGCGTGCGAATGGAGGCTTCGGCGCCCTTGTCGGCGATGACCGCGAGGATCTCCTTCAGCCCCGCCTCCTTCGACCGGTCGATCAGCGCCGCGAGCAGGTCGCGCCCCAACCCCTTGCCGGTGGCGGCGGGACGGAGATAGATCGAGTTCTCGACGGTGTAGCGGTAGGCGCGCTTCTGCTTCCACGGCTGCACGAGCGCGTAACCGAGCACTCCCCCGGTCGGCGACACCGCGACGAGGAACGGCAGCTCGAGCTTCTTCAACATCGCGTACTTCGCGCGCCACTCGCGCAGCGTCATCTGGTCTTCGTCGAAGGTGACCACGCTGTTGACGACGTAGTAGTTGTAGATCTCGCGGACGTCCGGCAGGTCGCGCGGGGCGGCGTCGCGGATCTCGAACGAGAACGGCGCCTCGGGTTCGGCCGGCTTCCGCAGGTGAGGCGGCAGCGACCGGCGAGGCTGGTACTCCTCTTCGAGCATGCCGCCCTCCTTCTCGCCGTACGACGCGATTTTAGTCGCGCGAGAGACACGACTCAGCGCACCGTCCAGTCGACCGGCTCGGCGCCCTGCTCCTCGAGCAGCGCGTTCGCACGGCTGAACGGCCGCGATCCGAAGAATCCGCGCGACGCCGACAGCGGGCTCGGATGCACCGACGCGATCACGGGAACATCACCGAGCATGGGCTTCAGGGTCTGGGCGTCGTTGCCCCAGAGGATCGCGACGAGCGGTCCGCCGCGTTCGACGAGCCTCCGGATGGCGAGCTCGGTGACCCGCTCCCACCCTTTGCGGCGATGGGATCCGGGAGCGCCGGCGTCGACGGTGAGGACCCTGTTGAGCAGCAGCACGCCGTTCTCGCTCCACGAGGTGAGGTCGCCATGCGAGGCGGGTGCGATGCCGAGATCGTCGTTCAGTTCGCGGTAGATGTTGGCGAGGCTGCGTGGCAGCGGGCGCACCGCGCGGGACGTCGCGAAGGACAACCCGATCGGGTGGCCGGGCGTCGGGTAGGGGTCCTGACCGACGATGAGCACCCGCACCTCTGCCAGCGGTCGCCGGAATGCGCGCAGTACGTCCGGCCCGGCGGGGAGGGTCTGTCGGCCGGCCGCGTGCTCGGCCCGCAGGAACTCGCCGAGCGCGGTCAGAGTGGGCTGGGCATCCGCAAGCGCCTCGGCCCAGCCGGGGTCGACCTCACCGTCGGCGGCCAGCTCGGCGAGGCTCTTTGCCTGCACGAGCCGTCAGCTCACAGCCGAGAGCACCGAGACACCCACGCCGCCGTCGGCCGGCGAGACGCGCCACACGTTGCCAGTGCCGACCACCAGTGCGCCCTGGGGCCCGACGATGAGGGATGTTCCCTCGTCGATGGCGACCGCGCCGTCGATCAGACCGGCGGCAGCCGCCGCGACCACGCGCGACAGCGTTCCCCACTGGGCGGCGTGCACGTCGACGGTGAGGTCGACGAGCCCGATGCCGGGCGCGATGGTGACCTCGTCGAGCTCTTCGGAGGTCTCTTCGGGGGCCACCTCGACGTCGCCGATGCGCCATCCGCCGAGCACCGCGCGCTCCGCCGCGATCATGGCGCCCGCCGAGAACCCGAGGTAGGGGACGCCGTCGGCGACGAGCTCGCGGAGCCGGGCGAAGATCGGCTCGAGCGACCGATGGTAGGCGGGGGTGAGGCCTCCGCCGACGAACACGCCGTCGACCTCGTCCAAGATGTCGACGGAGGCCGGGAAGCCTTCGACGAGAACGGTGACCCGTTCATCGACCGCCCCGACGTGGGTGAGGCCTGCGACGAGCTTCGCAGCGTGCTCGAGTCCGTCGCCGTCGCGGACGACGATCACCGCGATGCGCGGTTTGCCCGCGTATCCCGTTGCCTCGGCGCGCTCGGCGCACTCGGCGACGAAACGCTCGTACACGCCAGGGGCGTCGCCCCAACCGCCGCCGACCAGATGGACGCTCACCGACCGCCCGCTCTCAGGCGCCGGCCGGGCGCGCGGCAGCCGTGACAGGGGGCTGCGCCGACCAGGGGAAGGTGATCCACAGGTCGGTGTCGCGCCACGCGTAGTCGGGCACGAAGATCGTCTGCGGCTTCGTGTACAGCGTCACGCTGCGCACCTCGGCGCCCATGCCCTCGATGATCTCGACCGCCAGCTTGAGCGTCTGCCCCGACTGGGAGACGTCGTCGGCGAGCAGCACGCGCTTGCCGGCGAGCGCCGACCCGTCGAGCAGCGGCGGCAGGACGAGCGGCTCGGGCAGGGTCTCGTCGATGCCGGTGTAGAGCTCGACGTTGATCGCGCCGCAGCTCTTCACCCCGAGCGCGTACGCGATGGCGCCTCCGACGGTGAGCCCGCCTCGTGCGATCGCGATCACGATCTCGGGTTCGAAGCCGCTGTCCGCGATCTGCTGGGCGAGGGCACGCGACGCGTCGCCGAAGTCAGCCCAGCTGAGGACCTCCTTCGCGATGGCGGTCGTCTGCGCCGCAGTCGGCGCGGGGTCTGAGGTGGCAGGCTCCGAAGTCACATCAGCAACGGTACCGCCACGCGATCGGACCGATTCGCGCCGGTTCCCGCCCCGGGGCGACCTCGCGGATAGCATGCAGCATGGCATCAGCGGTGCGCTCCCGTGCGGGCGCGGTGACGTTCGGACTCGTCGGGTGGTTGTTCGCGGTCGAGATCGTGAGCGGCCTCCTGCAGGGCTACTACATCCCGATCGCCTCGCCGATCGCCCGCCACCTGCAGATCGACGACGCGCAGTTCAACTGGTTCGAGGCCGCCCAGCTGCTGGTGTCGTCGATCGCGTTGCCCGTGCTCGCGAAGCTCGGCGACATGTACGGCCACAAGCGGATCCTGCTGATCTCGAGCGCGCTGACCGCGGGCGCCAGCTGGTGGCTGGTCGCGGCGGGCGACTTCTCCTCGTTCCTCGCCGCCTGGGCACTGCAGGGCTTCTACGTGGTGTGGCTGCCGCTCGAGGTGGCGATCATCTTCTCTCGGGCGCGTGCGACCGGGGTCGCGAACGCGACGACGAGGCGCGCATCCGGCGCCCTCATCGCGGCGCTGCAACTCGGCGCCATCCTTGGCGCCCTGACCGGCGGCAGGCTGCTCACCGCGTTCGGAGGCGAGGTGGCGCCCACTCTCGCCGTGCCTGCAATCGCGGTCACGCTGGTGTTCTTCGTCGTGCTCTTCGGAGTGCCGTCGATGAAGCCCGACCTCACCGACCGGAAGCTCGATCTCGGCGGTTTCGTGCTGCTCGGCTTCGCGCTGCTCGTCATCACCTCGGCGCTCACTTTCTTCCGCATCAACGGCGTCGACACCTGGTGGGTGTGGCTGCTGCTGGTCGTCGGCGTCGCCCTGTTCGCGCCGTTCGGGTTCTACGAGCTGCGCAAGAAGGACCCCGCCATC from Herbiconiux sp. L3-i23 encodes:
- a CDS encoding MFS transporter, translated to MASAVRSRAGAVTFGLVGWLFAVEIVSGLLQGYYIPIASPIARHLQIDDAQFNWFEAAQLLVSSIALPVLAKLGDMYGHKRILLISSALTAGASWWLVAAGDFSSFLAAWALQGFYVVWLPLEVAIIFSRARATGVANATTRRASGALIAALQLGAILGALTGGRLLTAFGGEVAPTLAVPAIAVTLVFFVVLFGVPSMKPDLTDRKLDLGGFVLLGFALLVITSALTFFRINGVDTWWVWLLLVVGVALFAPFGFYELRKKDPAIDLRMLRRPEMWPIQTTAGLFGISVLGAQVPLSTFAATDPAAGYGLGLDPSTVSNLIGVYLGGVILGAVAFPFVVKLVSPRVTLIGASLLVGVGYLLFLPFHATIVHVITNMVIAGLGSGALLAALPSAAAAAAPVGQTGIGAGLTNTTKTIGGTFSSAIFAVALAAGAGGVITTAASFSGYVTVWAVCGGAAILSAVLLLFVPRLAFSDPPLTESAEESPSPDLVA